The nucleotide window ACCTGACCGATTCGGAGCAGGTGCCTTCGGCTGTCGGGCTGGGCGCCACATTGGACGAAACCTGCAAGATCACCGTCTGCGGAGGATTTCTGGTACAGGCCCTCCCCCGGGCTGACAATGAGGAGATCGAACAGATCCTGGCCGGCATTAAAGGCCTGCCGCCGTTATCGTCCATTCTCCAGGAGGGGGGGGCGGAACTGCTCCTGAAGCGGATTTTCGGATCGGTGCCGTACACGCTGCTTGAGACAAGCGACATTTTTTTCCGTTGCAGATGTACCATGGATAAAGTCGAGCGGGCCCTGTTATCGCTGGGGGCGGAAGAGTTGCGCGACATGGCAGCCAAAGAAAACGGCACCGAAGTGACCTGTGAATTCTGCCGGCAGATCTATCGCTTCGATGCACCCGCACTCGAACAGCTGGCCAGCCGTACGTCGTCTTCTTCCTCGGTATAAGATGCGCGCCATCAGGTTGACTATAGAATATGACGGCACCGCCTATGCAGGCTGGCAGATTCAGCCCAACGGGCTGGCCGTACAGCAGGTAATCGAGGGGGCCTTGCAGCAGCTTCTGGGGGAGGCGGTGAGCCTGCGATCCTCAGGGCGTACCGATGCCGGTGTGCATGCCGCCGGCATGGTGGCTGCGTTCGCAACAACAAGGCAATTGCCGCTCATCGCCTTTGTTGAGGGGACCAACCGCTTCCTGCCCCCTGATATAGTCATCCTCGATGCCGCCGAAGTGGCGCCCGGATTCAGGCCGATTGCCGATGCCGTTGCCAAGCATTACCGTTACACGGTGTACAACAGCACCGTCCGCTCGCCCTTGCGACGTTTCATGTCATGGCACGTGCGCGAAAGACTCGATCTGGAGGCCATGCACGCGGCAGCCGCTCATTTTGTCGGCCGTCACGACTTTGCAGCCTTCCGGGCTTCGAACTGTGCGACGA belongs to Geobacter sp. SVR and includes:
- the hslO gene encoding Hsp33 family molecular chaperone HslO yields the protein MTDHIVRAVSTAGGIRVLACTAAQLAREVCTLQSTSATVSIALGRGLTGGALMGALLKPGQRVALKFEGNGPMGKMIIEADSDGAVRGSVGNPAAEMEPLNGRWNVPGILGKAGFLTVSKDLGFGGEPYLGTVQLRTSEIGDDLAYYLTDSEQVPSAVGLGATLDETCKITVCGGFLVQALPRADNEEIEQILAGIKGLPPLSSILQEGGAELLLKRIFGSVPYTLLETSDIFFRCRCTMDKVERALLSLGAEELRDMAAKENGTEVTCEFCRQIYRFDAPALEQLASRTSSSSSV
- the truA gene encoding tRNA pseudouridine(38-40) synthase TruA; protein product: MRAIRLTIEYDGTAYAGWQIQPNGLAVQQVIEGALQQLLGEAVSLRSSGRTDAGVHAAGMVAAFATTRQLPLIAFVEGTNRFLPPDIVILDAAEVAPGFRPIADAVAKHYRYTVYNSTVRSPLRRFMSWHVRERLDLEAMHAAAAHFVGRHDFAAFRASNCATKTSVRRIDAVDIVRDGETITIDVIGEGFLKNMVRVMAGTLVDIGKGRFAPEHVAWLLANPDRKKAGVTAPACGLCLIKVTYRDDI